The genomic window GCCCGCGCCAGCAACCAGGTCGGCGTCTGCGTGGCCACCTCCGGCCCGGGCGCCTCCAATCTGGTCACCGGCATCGCCGACGCGATGCTGGACTCGGTGCCGATGGTCTGCATCACCGGCCAGGTCGCCACCCCGCTGCTGGGCACCGATGCGTTCCAGGAACTGGACGTGTTCGGTCTGACGATGCCGATCGTCAAGCACAGCTGGCTGGTGCGCAGCGTCGACGACCTGCCGCGCGTGGTCGCCGATGCGTTCCGCATCGCCCGCGAGGGCCGGCCCGGCCCGGTGTTGATCGACCTGCCCAAGGACGTGCAGCTGGCCGATGCCGGTCATCTGCCCGCGCACGTGCCAGCCAGTGTCGAACCACCGCCGGCACCGGCCGAGGCCGCCATCGCCGAGGCCATCGCCGCACTGGCATCGGCGGAGAAGCCCGTGGTCTACGCCGGTGGTGGCATCGCGCTGGGCGATGCCGTGCAGGACCTGCGTGATTTCGTCGAAGCCAGCGCCATCCCCACCGTGATGACCCTGCGCGGCCTGGGCGCGCTGCCGGCCAGCCACCCGCAGTCGCTGGGCATGCTGGGCATGCATGGCACCCGCGCGGCCAACATGGCGGTGCAGGAAAGCGACCTGCTGCTGGTGCTGGGTGCGCGCTTCGATGATCGCGCCACCGGCAAGCTGGCCGAGTTCGCACCGTTCGCCCGCGTCGTCCACATCGACGCCGATGCCTACGAAATCTCCAAGCTGCGCAGCGCCGATGTCGCCGTCCCCGGCAATGTCGGTCATGCCATCCGCGCCCTGCGTGCCGCCTTCCCCTCCCCCAAGGCGCACCAGGAGGCATGGCGCAGGCGCTGCAGCCAGCATCGCGAACGCTTCATCGCGCGTTACGACGCGCCCGGCCAGCACATCTATGCGCCGGCGCTGCTGAAGCGCCTGAGCGAGCTGGCGCCGGCCGATGCGGTGATCGCCTGCGATGTCGGCCAGCACCAGATGTGGGTGGCCCAGCACTGCCGCTTCAACCACCCGCGCAACCACCTGACCAGTGGCGCGCTGGGCACGATGGGCTTCGGCCTGCCGGCAGCGATGGGTGCGCAGTTCGCCTGCCCCGAGCGCACGGTGGTGCTGGTGTCTGGCGATGGCAGCTTCATGATGAACGTGCAGGAGCTGGCCACCATCGCCCGCTGCCGCCTGCCGGTGAAGATCGTGCTGCTGGACAACAGTTCGCTGGGCATGGTGCGGCAGTGGCAGGAACTGTTCTTCGCCGAGCGCTACAGCGAGATCGATCTGTCCGACAACCCGGACTTCGTGGCCCTGGCCAAGGTGTTCGGCATCGCCGCCACCCGCATCGAGCATCGCGACGACGTCGAAGGCGGCCTGGCCGCGCTGCTGGCCGAGCCCGGCCCGGCATTGCTGCACGTGGCCATCGACGCACGCGCCAATGTGTGGCCGCTGGTGCCGCCGAACACCGCCAACAGCACGATGCTGGAAAGCAACCCCGCCCATGCCCGCCAGGAGATCCCCAATGCAATACCGGCTTGACCTGGTGCTGCACCCGGCCGAAGGCGCGCTGCTGCGCGTGATCGGCATGGCCGAGCGTCGTGGCTTCGCGCCGCGCGCGATCACCGGTGCGCCGATGGCCGCCGACGATGGCCGCTGGCACCTGCAGCTGGTGGTGGATGGACAGCGTCCGCCGGAGACCCTGTGCCGGCAGATGGAGAAGATCTACGACTGCGTGTCGGTGCAGATGACCGCACTGGAAGGAGTACTGCCATGAAGACCCGTACCGTAGCGACCACGGTGCCGGTACGGAGGCGTCTTCTTCGCCGCCCGCGCCCGCATGCGGCGGTCGCCTGCCCCGCGCTGGTGGCCCATGCCGGCCGCTGATGCCAGCAAGGAAAGCGATGTCGGCGACGTAAGCGTCGCCGACGTGCTGGCCGCGCAGGCGCGCCTGCGCCGTTTCCTGCCGCCCACCCCGCTGCACCATGCCGAGCGCTTCGGCACCTGGCTGAAGCTGGAGAACCTGCAGCGCACCGGCTCCTACAAGGTGCGCGGCGCATTGAACGCCTTGCTGGCCGGCCGCGAGCGTGGCGATGCGCGGCCGGTGATCTGCGCCTCCGCCGGCAACCACGCCCAGGGCGTGGCCTGGGCCGCCTACCGCTTGGACGTGCCGGCGATCACCGTGATGCCGCACGGCGCACCGGCCACCAAGATCGCCGGCGTCGCCCACTGGGGCGCGACCGTTCGCCAGCATGGCCACAGCTACGATGAGGCCTATGCCTTCGCGGTCGAGCTGGCGCAACGCCATGGCTACCGCTTCCTGTCCGCGTTCGACGATGCCGATGTCATCGCCGGGCAGGGAACGGTCGGCATCGAACTGGCCGCGCACGCACCGGACGTGGTGATCGTGCCGATCGGTGGCGGTGGCCTGGCCTCCGGTGTGGCGCTGGCACTGAAATCACAGGGCGTGCGCATCGTCGGTGCGCAGGTCGAGGGCGTCGACTCGATGGCCCGCGCGATCCGCGGCGACGTGCGCGAGATCGCGCCGGTGCCGTCGCTGGCCGATGGCGTGCGGGTCAAGATCCCCGGCTTCCTGACCCGGCGCCTGTGCACCTCGCTGCTGGACGACGTGGTGATCGTGCGCGAAGCCGAGCTGCGCGAAACCCTGGTCCGGCTGGCGCTGGAAGAACACATCATCGCCGAGGGCGCCGGCGCGCTGGCCCTGGCCGCGGGCCGCCGTGTGGCCGGCCGCCGCAAGTGCGCGGTGGTCTCCGGCGGCAACATCGATGCCGGCGTGCTGGCCGGCCTGCTGACCGATATCCGGCCGCGCCCACCGCGCAAGCCGCGGCGGCGCCGCAGTGACACCAACCGCACACCACCGCGCCCCGCCACCAAGGCCAGCGCCCCCGCCTCCCCCACCTCTTCCCCTTCCAACCTGCACGCCGTCGCACCCGCTGTCGAGGAGATTTCCCTGTGACCACCATCGAACGAATTACCCCCCCGCGCATCCGCATCTTCGACACCACCCTGCGTGACGGCGAGCAGTCCCCCGGCTGCAGCATGAGCCCACCGCAGAAGCTGGTGATGGCGCGTGCGCTGGACGAACTGGGCGTGGACATCATCGAGACCGGCTTCCCGGCCAGCTCGCAGTCCGACCGCGAAGCAATGGCACTGATCGGCCGCGAACTGCGCCGCCCGAGCCTGAGCCTGGCGGTGCTGTCGCGTTGCCTGCAGGCCGACATCGAAACCTCCGCACGTGCCCTGGAGGCCGCTGCCAACCCGCGCCTGCACGTATTCCTGTCAACCAGCCCGCTGCACCGCGAGCACAAGCTGCGGATGACCCGTGAGCAGGTACTGGAATCGGTCCGCAAGCACGTATCGCTGGCACGCTCGTACATCGACGACGTCGAATTTTCCGCTGAAGATGCCACCCGTACCGAGCTGGACTACCTGATCGAAGTCGCGCGGGTGGCCATTGCCGCTGGTGCCACCACCATCAACCTGCCCGACACCGTCGGCTTCACCACGCCGGAAGAGATCCGCGCGATGTTCCAGCAGGTCATCGCCGGCGTCGCCGACGTACCCAACGCGGCCAACGTGATCTTCAGCGCCCACTGCCATAACGACCTGGGCCTGGCCGTGGCCAATTCGCTGGCGGCCATCGAGGGCGGTGCGCGCCAGGTCGAGTGCACCATCAACGGCATCGGCGAGCGCGCCGGCAACTGTTCGCTGGAAGAGATCGCGATGGTGCTGAAGGTGCGCCAGGCGTTCTACGAGCAGGACAGCGCGATCAACACGCCGCGCATCGTCGGCACCTCGCAGCTGCTGCAGCGCCTGGTCGGCATGCCGGTCCAGCGCAACAAGGCCATCGTCGGCGCCAATGCCTTCGCCCATGAATCGGGCATCCACCAGCACGGCATGCTGCGCCATCGCGGCACCTACGAGATCATGCGCCCGGAAGACGTGGGCTGGGAGGACTCGCAGATGGTGCTGGGCCGCCACAGTGGCCGCGCCGCGGTCGAGGCGCGCCTGCGTGCGCTGGGCTTCTGGCTGGACGAGGATGAGCTGAAGCTGGTGTTCGAGCAATTCAAGGGCCTGTGCGAACAGCAGCGCGTGGTCACCGACGCCGACCTGCAGACGCTGATGCAGGGCGGTTCCAATGCGCAGGGTTATCGCCTGGCCTCGATGACCATCAGCGATGTCGGCAGCCGTGCCAATGCGCTGGTGGAACTGTCCGACCCGGAAGGCAACCGCGTGGCCGAGACCGCGCAGGGTGATGGCCCGGTCGATGCGCTGTTCGGCGCGCTGTCGGCCGCGACCGGCGTGCAGCTGATGCTGGACAGCTACCACGTGCACAGCGTCGGCATCGGCGCCGATGCGCGCGGCGAAGCCAATCTGAGCGTTCGCCACGACGGCATCGAGTACGACGGCACCGGCACCAGCAAGGACATCATCGAGGCATCGGCGCTGGCGTGGCTGGACGTCGCCAACCGCCTGCTGCGCCAGCGCCAGGCCGCCGCCACCGGCACGGCCGAAGCACAGACCCCCGCGACGGCCTGAGGACCCCGACATGAGCGCATTCGACACCACCGCCCTGCCCGCCGGGCAGAGCTGGAACGCCCAGGACTATGCCATCGACGCCGGTTTCGTACCCATGCTCGGCGGCGCAGTGGCGCGGCTGCTGGATCCGCGGGTAGGCGAGCACATTCTCGATCTCGGTTGCGGCGATGGCGTGCTGACCACCGAACTGGCGCTCAGTGGTGCGCGCATGCACGGGATCGACGCCTCGCCGGAAATGGTGATCGCCGCGCGTGCGCGCGGTGTCCAGGCGCAGGTGATGGACGGTCATGCACTGGCCTTCAATGGCGAATTCGATGCGGTGTTCAGCAATGCCGCGCTGCATTGGATGACCCGCCCGGACCGTGTCCTGGAAGGCGTGCGCCGCGCGCTGCGCCCGGGTGGCCGCTTCGTCGCCGAGTTCGGCGGTCATGGCAACGTGGCCACGATCATCGCGGCCGTGCAGGCGGCACGCGTGGCCCACGGCCATGCCGCCGTCGCCAACCCGTGGTACCTGCCCACCGCCGACGACTACGCCGACCGCCTGCGCCAGCATGGTTTCCAGGTGCAGCTGATCGAATGCACCGCGCGCCCGACCGCGCTGCCCTCCGGTGTCGCCGGCTGGCTGCGGGTGTTTGCCGCACCGCTGCTGGACGACCTGCCCACCCCTGCGCGTGCCATCGTGCGCGAGGCCGCTGCGGCGCTGCTGGACGATCTGCCGCGTGACCCCGCCGGCCAGCCGCTGGCCGACTACGTGCGCCTGCGCGTGCTCGCCCGCCGTCGCTGACGTGCCCCGTTCCCCTTCCCTAGTGATGTTCGCAACTTCGTACTTCTGCCAGGCATACGCATGACTTCCGCACCCCGCACCCTGTACGACAAACTGTGGGACGCCCACGTGGTGGTTCCTGAATCCGACAGCGCGCCCGCCGTGCTGTACATCGACCTGCACCTGATCCACGAGGTCACCTCGCCGCAGGCCTTCACCGAACTGCGCGGGCGCGGGCTGGCACCGCGCCGGCCCGATCGCACCAAGGCGACGATGGACCACTCCACGCCGACCCTGCCGGCCGCCGCCGACGGCACGCTGCCCTATGCCAGCGCCGCCTCCGAGGCACAGGTCGCCACGCTCGCGCGCAACTGTGCCGAGCACGGCATCGAGCTGTTCGACATGGCCTCGGACAACCGCGGCATCGTCCACGTGATCGCGCCGGAACAGGGCTTCACCCAGCCCGGCATGACCATCGTCTGCGGCGACAGCCACACCTCCACCCACGGTGCGTTCGGCTCGCTGGCCTTCGGCATCGGCACCAGCGAAGTCGGCCACGTGCTGGCCACCCAGTGCCTGCTGCAGCGCAAGGCGAAGACCTTTGCGATCACCGTGGACGGTCCGCTGGCGCCGGGCGTCGGCGCCAAGGACGTGGTCCTGCACATCATCGGCGTGATCGGCGTCAACGGCGGCACCGGCCACGTCATCGAGTTCCGCGGCAGCACCATCGAAGCGATGGACATGGAACAGCGCATGACCCTGTGCAACATGTCGATCGAGGCCGGCGCGCGCGCCGGCATGGTCGCCCCCGACCAGGTCACCTTCGACTTCGTCGCCCGCACGCCACGCGGCCCCAAGGGCGCCGACTTCGAGGCGGCGGTCGCGCGCTGGTCGCAGCTGCGCAGTGACCCTGGCGCCCGCTTCGACAGCGAAGTGCATATCGATGCCGCCGACATCCGCCCGACCCTGACCTGGGGCACCCATCCGGGCACCGCCATCGCCGTGGACGCGCCGATTCCGGCGGCCAACGATGCGGCCGCGCAGAAGGGGCTGGACTACATGCACTTCCAGGCCGGCGAGACGCTGGCTGGCACGCCGGTGGACGTGGTGTTCGTCGGCTCGTGCACCAATGGCCGCCTGAGCGACATGCGCGAAGTGGCGCAGGTGTTGCGCGGCCGCCACGTCGCCGAGCGGGTGCGCATGCTGGTGGTGCCGGGTTCGGAAATCGTCAAGCGCCAGGCCGAGGCCGAAGGCATCCACGAAATCGTGCGTGCCGCCGGTGCCGAATGGCGCGAGCCGGGCTGCTCGATGTGCATCGCCATGAACGGTGACCTGGTCGCCCCCGGCCAGCTGGCCGTCAGCACCAGCAACCGCAACTTCGAGGGCCGCCAGGGCCCCGGTTCGCGCACCCTGCTGGCCTCGCCGATGAGCGCGGCGTGGGCCGCCGTGCAGGGCCGCGTTGCCGACACCCGTGAACTGTTTGCGCAGGAGGTGGCGTGATGAGCGGCTTCCGTACCCTGACCTCGGCCAGTGTGGTGCTGCGCCAGACCAACATCGATACCGACCAGATCATTCCGGCACGGTTCCTGTCCACCACCGAGCGCGCCGGCCTGGGCCGCAACGCGTTCAATGACTGGCGCTGGCAGGCCGACGGTTCACCGGTGGCCGACTTTGCCTTCAACCAGCCGCACAACGCCGGCCGCAGCATCCTGCTGGCCGGCCGCAACTTCGGTTGCGGTTCCTCGCGCGAGCATGCGCCGTGGGCGCTGACCGACCTCGGCCTGCGCGCGATTGTCAGCAGCGAGATCGCCGATATCTTCCGCGGCAATTCGCTGAAGAACGGCCTGCTGCCGATCGTGCTGGACGAGGCCGACGTGCAGGCGCTGATGCAGCGCCCCGACGACGCGCTGACCATCGACGTGGCCGCGCGCGAGCTGCGCACGCCCGATGGCCGTGTCTATACCTTCCCGCTGGACGGCTTCTCGCAGACCTGCCTGCTGGAAGGTGTGGACCAGTTGGGGTATCTGTTGGGCCGTGTCCCTGAAATCGAACGTTACGAGAGTGAGCATGCACGCTGAGATTGTCGTCCTGCCCGGTGATGGCATCGGCCCGGAAGTGGCCGCCGCCGCGGTTGCGGTCCTGAAATCCATCGCCGACCGCTTCAACCACACCTTCACCTTCAGCGAGCACGACATCGGTGGCATCGCCATCGACCGCCACGGCGAGCCGCTGCCGGCCGCCACCCTCGCCGCCTGCCAGGGCGCCAACGCGGTGCTGCTGGGCGCCGTCGGTGGCCCGAAGTGGTCCGACCCGAACGCCAAGGTCCGCCCGGAGCAGGGCCTGCTGGCGATCCGCAAGGCGCTGGGCCTGTACGCCAACCTGCGCCCGGTGCGCACCCATGAAGCGGCGCTGCACGCCTCGCCGATCAAGGCCGAGCTGCTGCAGGGCGTGGACTTCGTGGTGGTGCGCGAGCTGACCGGCGGCATCTACTTCGGCGACAAGACCCGCGATGCCGACAGCGCCAGCGACCTGTGCCGCTACAGCGTGGCCGAGATCGAACGCGTGCTGCGCAGCGCCTTCCGCCTGGCCCGGCAGCGCCGTGGCAAGGTCACCTCGGTGGACAAGGCCAACGTGCTGGAAACCTCGCGGCTGTGGCGCGACGTGGCCGCGCGGATCGGCCGCGAGGAATTCCCGGACGTGGCGCTGGAACACCAGCTGGTCGATTCGATGGCCATGCACCTGCTGGCCAAGCCGCGCGAGTACGACGTGATCGTGACCGAGAACATGTTCGGCGACATCCTCACCGATGAGGCCTCGATGCTGGCCGGCTCGCTGGGCCTGCTGCCGTCGGCGTCGCTGGGCGAGCCGGGGGCGGTCGGCATCTACGAGCCCATCCACGGTTCGGCGCCGGATATCGCCGGCAAGGGCATCGCCAATCCCTACGCAACGATCTTCAGCGCGGCGATGCTGCTGCGCCATTCGCTGGGGCTGGAAGCGGAAGCCGCAGCGGTGGAAGCTGCCGTGCATGCGGTGCTGGATGACGGCGTGTTCACCGCCGACCTGGCCGCCAAGGGCCAGGCGGTGAGCACGGCGGCCGCCACCGACGCGGTGCTGGCCAAGCTCGGCTGATCCATCCGGCAACACCTGTAGAGTCGAGCCAAGCTCGACTCATGCAACACCCGTAGAGTCGAGCCAAGCTCGACTCCACAGGTACACCGCTGCCTTATTTGGTGGTGTACCCACCGTTGACCAGCACGGTCTGCCCGGTCATCCACCAGCCGTCGGTCACCAGGAAGCGGATCCACGGCACGATGTCGGCGATGTCGGTCAGGCCGGTGCGGGTGAACGCAGACAGCGCCGCTGCGGTCTTGTGATACGCCTGCGCATCGGCACTTTCGGCCGGGTAGAAGAACGGCGTGTCCATCGGACCGGGACCGATCGCGGTGACCGAGATGCCGCGCTCGCCGAACTCCTTCGACGCTGCACGGGTGAAGTGCTCGACCGGTGCCTTGGTGCCGGCGTAGCTGGAGTAGAACGGCGTGTACGCGCCCAGCAGCGACGTCACCAGGGTGCAGATGCGGCCGCCGTCGTTGACGTGACGGCCGGCTTCCTTGAGGAAGAAGAACGCTGACTTGGCGTTGACCGCGCTCATCTCGTCGTACTCCGCTTCACTGATCTCCAGCAGGGGCTTTTTCAACACCTTGCCCACGGTGTTGATCGCGATGTCGGGCCGGCCGACCGCGGCCACGGCATCGGCGAACAGGCGTTCCATGGCCGCGGCCGAGGTCAGGTCGGCCTGCAGGGCCAGCGCCTTGCTGCCGGCGGCCTGTACCGCTGCAACGGTGGCCTCGGCGTCGGCCTGGGTGGCGGCGCTGTTGTAGTGGATGACGATGGCGCTGGCGCCCTGGGCGGCGAAGTCGCGGGCGATCAGGCCGCCAAGGTTCTTGGCACCGCCGGCGATCAGCACGGTCTTGCCCTGGAGGGAATGGTCGGTCATGGCGTCGGTCTCGGGAAGGGGGTTGGCCGGGGTGGCAACCCTGCCCTGACGACGATATCGTGCAGAAATCGCGGATAAAGCCCGCAACATTGACTTAACCTTCCAGAGCCGACGAACAATGGATCGGATCGAACGTTTCCGCATCTTCACCCGGGTCGTCGAGTGCGCCAGCTTCACCCGGGCCGCCGACCAGCTCGGCCTGCCCCGCTCCACCGTATCGGCGGCGGTAGCCGAGCTGGAACAGCGTCTGGGCACGCGCCTGCTGCAGCGCTCCACGCGACGGGTCTCGACCACCCATGACGGCGACACCTTCTATGCGCGCTGCCTGCGCCTGGTCGCCGAGGTAGAAGATGCCGAGGCGTTGTTCCAGCAGGACGACGCACCGCCAACGGGCACGCTGAAGGTCGATGTGCCGAGCCGGATCGGCCGCTGCATCATCGCGCCGGCGCTGCCGGCGTTCTTCGCACGCTTCCCCCAGGTGGAACTGGACCTGGGCATGACCGATCGCGCGGTGAACCTGATCGAGGACGGCTGCGACGCCGTGCTGCGGGTGGGTCACCTGGGCGATTCCAGCCTGATCGCACGCACGCTGGGCATGCTCGACTTCGTCAATGTGGCCGCGCCGTCGTATCTGCAGGCACACGGCGTACCGCAGGCCGCAGCGGACCTGCAACACCACCGCGCGGTGAACTATGCCTCGCCGACGACGGCGCGGGTGGAGCCCTGGGAATGGCAGGACGGCAGCCAGCTGCGCACGCAGCCGATGCACGGCTGGGTAAGGGTGAACAGTGCCGAGGCGTCGATCGCCTGCTGCTTGGCAGGGTTGGGCCTGCTGCAGATTCCGCGCTACGACGTGCAGGCGGAACTGCGTTCGGGCGCGCTTGTCGAAGTGCTGCCCCAGCATGTGGCGCAGCCGCTGCCGGTGACGTTGCTGCAGCCGCACCGCCAGCATCGCGCACACCGCGTGCAGGTGTTCATCGACTGGCTGCTGCCGTTGCTGCGCAGCGAACTGCAGTTGCAGTAGCCCACGCCCTGCGTGGATGCTTCTGTAGCGTCGAGCCATGCTCGACTCATCCCCTCATCGCGCGAAGAACAGCCGAGCATGGCTCGGCTCTACAGAAAGCCGATCCCGCGAGCAGATCAATCCAGGCCCTGCGTGGGTGCTTCTGTAGCGTCGAGCCATGCTCGACTCATCCCCTCATCGCGCGAAGAGCAGCCGAGCATGGCTCGGCTCTACAGAAAGCAGATCCCGCGAGCAGATCAATGCACGCCCTGCGTGGATGCTTCTGTAGCGTCGAGCCATGCTCGACTCATCCCCTCATCGCGCGAAGAGCAGCCGAGCATGGCTCGGCTCTACAGAAAGCCGATCCCGCGAGCAACCCAGCCCACGCCCTGCGTGGATGGGTCTGTAGCGTCGAGCCATGCTCGACTCATCCCCTCATCGCGCGAAGAACAGCCGAGCATGGCTCGGCTCTACAGAAAGCAGATCCCGCGAGCAACCCAGCCCACGCCCTGCGTGGATGCTTCTGTAGCGTCGAGCCATGCTCGACGGACGCGGAAAACCCGGGGCATCACGCCCCGGATTCATCCGGCTTGACCCGGAACCACGCGGCATACAGCGCCGGCAGGAACACCAGGGTCAGCACCGTGCCCACGATCAGGCCACCCATGATCGAGATCGCCATCGAGCCATAGAACGCACTGCGCGACAGCGGAATCATCGCCAGCACCGCGGCAAGCGCGGTCAGCACGATCGGGCGGAAGCGGCGCACCGTCGCATCGATGATCGAATGCCAGCGGTCATGTCCGGCGTCGATGTCCTGCTGGATCTGGTCGATCAGGATCACCGAGTTGCGCATGATCATGCCGGCCAGCGCGATCGTGCCCAGCAACGCCACGAAACCGAACGGCGCGCGGAACAGCAGCAGGAACAGCGTGGCACCGATGATGCCCAGCGGTGCGGTGACCAGCACCATCGCCGCGCGCGAGAAGCTGCGCAGCTGCAGCATCAGCAGCGTGGCCACCACGATCAGGAACAACGGCATGCCGGCCTTGATCGAGTTCTGCCCACGCGCCGAATCCTCCACCGAGCCGCCGGTCTCCAGCAGGTAGCCACTGGGCAGGTCGGCCCGGATGCCGTCCAGCGTCGGCACGATCTGCTGCACCACGTCCAGCGCCTGCATGCCATCACTGATATCGGCACGCACGGTCACCGTCGGCAGGCGGTTGCGATGCCAGATGATGCCGTCCTCGAAGGCGTACTCCAGCCGCGCGACCTGCGACAGCGTGACCGCCGTACCACCGCTGGTGGGGATCGCCAGGCTGCCGATCAGGTCCAGCTGTGCGCGTTCGTTGTCCGGCCCACGCAGCAGCATCTCGATCTGGCGGTTGCCTTCACGGTAGGTGCTCACGCTCATGCCCGACAGCGAACTGCTGAGGAACTGGCTGACCTGCGCGCTGCTGACGCCCAGCGCGCGTGCACGGTCCTGGTCGATCACCAGCCGCACCACCTTGCTCGGCTCGCTCCAGTCCAGGTTGACGTTCATCACATGCGGGTTCTCGCGCACCTTGGCTTCGACCTGGCGCGCGATCGCCTGCACCTGCGCGATGTGCTCGCCGGACACACGCATCTGCACCGGATAGCCGACCGGCGGGCCGTTCTCAAGCCGGGTCACGCGCATCTGCACATCCGGGAACTGCTTGATGACGTCCTTCAGCATCCAGTCGCGGGTGGCTTCGCGGGCCTTGGCATCTTCGGTGAGCACCACGAACTGGGCGAAGTTGGTGGCCGGCAGCTGCTGGTCCAGCGGCAGGTAGAAGCGCGGCGAACCGGTGCCGACATAGGCCACGTAGTTGCTGATGCCCTCGCGGCCCTTCAGCAGCTTCTCCAGCTTGTCGGCCTGGGCCTGGGTCGCGGCCAGCGACGCCCCTTCGGCCAGTTCGATGTCCACCATCAGCTCGGGGCGGGTGGAGTCGGGGAAGAACTGCTGC from Stenotrophomonas sp. 704A1 includes these protein-coding regions:
- a CDS encoding LysR family transcriptional regulator translates to MDRIERFRIFTRVVECASFTRAADQLGLPRSTVSAAVAELEQRLGTRLLQRSTRRVSTTHDGDTFYARCLRLVAEVEDAEALFQQDDAPPTGTLKVDVPSRIGRCIIAPALPAFFARFPQVELDLGMTDRAVNLIEDGCDAVLRVGHLGDSSLIARTLGMLDFVNVAAPSYLQAHGVPQAAADLQHHRAVNYASPTTARVEPWEWQDGSQLRTQPMHGWVRVNSAEASIACCLAGLGLLQIPRYDVQAELRSGALVEVLPQHVAQPLPVTLLQPHRQHRAHRVQVFIDWLLPLLRSELQLQ